One region of Mycolicibacterium rhodesiae NBB3 genomic DNA includes:
- a CDS encoding response regulator has protein sequence MRDVLIVDDDFMVAEIHRRFVEQVDGFRAVGLARTGAEALTAVQDLQPHLVLLDVYLPDMTGLDVLQQLRSDGNLVGVIMITAARELDTVKGALDGGAADFLIKPFEFAQFKTKLEAFAARADTLESAGGIDQSLVDSLFGSPGGTAPTLPKGLGIETGRLVLDAVRGAGEVSAAECADLVGISRVSARRYLEHYLSTEVLDLRLQYGAGRPERRYHLRGV, from the coding sequence ATGCGTGATGTGCTGATCGTCGACGACGATTTCATGGTCGCCGAGATCCATCGACGATTCGTCGAACAGGTCGATGGCTTTCGGGCGGTCGGACTCGCACGCACGGGCGCCGAAGCGCTCACTGCCGTGCAGGACCTTCAGCCGCACCTGGTTCTGCTGGATGTGTACCTCCCTGATATGACCGGCCTGGATGTGCTGCAGCAGTTGCGGTCGGACGGGAATCTCGTCGGCGTCATCATGATCACCGCGGCGCGCGAATTGGACACTGTGAAAGGCGCTTTGGACGGCGGTGCAGCCGACTTCCTGATCAAACCTTTCGAGTTCGCGCAGTTCAAGACGAAGTTGGAGGCCTTCGCGGCGCGGGCGGACACCCTGGAGTCTGCCGGCGGCATCGACCAGTCGCTGGTCGACTCGTTGTTCGGCAGTCCGGGTGGGACAGCGCCGACCCTACCGAAGGGCCTCGGGATCGAGACGGGTCGACTGGTGCTGGACGCGGTGCGTGGCGCCGGTGAGGTGTCCGCAGCGGAATGTGCCGATCTGGTGGGGATTTCGCGAGTCAGCGCGCGCCGCTACCTCGAGCACTATTTGAGCACCGAGGTGCTTGACCTGCGCTTGCAATACGGCGCGGGAAGACCCGAGCGACGTTACCACCTACGCGGCGTGTAG
- a CDS encoding Bug family tripartite tricarboxylate transporter substrate binding protein produces the protein MKSTHTRPLLVIAALVALLVTSCGVTRDGGELGLHRLRMMVPNSPGGGYDLTARTAVKIMEDDDITGRVEVFNVIGAGGTVAMARLMNEKGNDDLMMTMGLGVVGATYTNGSKIKASDATALAKLIEDPGAIFVPADSPFKTVQDFVAAWKADPAKVTIGGGSSPGGPDHLFPMEVARAVGIDPKSVNFVTYDGGGDLLTALLGKKITVGTSSPGELIDQIEAGQLRVLAVSSDERVEGVDAPTLKESGIDMTFANWRGVLAPPGISDDARNSMIKVLEDLHATQGWKDALAKNGWTDAFVTGEAFEKFLVEQDNRVSTTLTELGLL, from the coding sequence GTGAAGAGCACGCATACACGGCCGCTGCTCGTCATCGCCGCGCTTGTCGCACTGCTGGTGACGTCCTGCGGCGTGACGCGCGACGGCGGCGAGTTGGGACTGCATCGGCTGCGCATGATGGTGCCGAACAGCCCCGGCGGCGGATATGACCTGACCGCGCGCACCGCGGTGAAGATCATGGAGGACGACGACATCACCGGTCGCGTCGAGGTCTTCAACGTCATCGGCGCCGGCGGAACAGTCGCAATGGCCCGGCTGATGAACGAAAAGGGCAACGACGACCTCATGATGACCATGGGGCTCGGCGTCGTCGGCGCGACCTACACCAACGGCTCGAAAATCAAGGCGTCCGACGCGACGGCACTGGCCAAGCTCATCGAGGATCCCGGCGCGATCTTCGTTCCCGCCGATTCGCCGTTCAAGACCGTGCAGGACTTCGTGGCCGCCTGGAAAGCCGATCCCGCCAAAGTGACGATCGGTGGCGGTTCGTCACCGGGTGGACCCGATCATCTGTTCCCGATGGAGGTCGCGCGTGCGGTCGGCATCGACCCGAAGTCGGTCAACTTCGTCACCTACGACGGTGGTGGAGATCTGTTGACCGCGTTGCTCGGAAAGAAGATCACCGTCGGCACGTCGAGCCCCGGCGAGCTGATCGACCAGATCGAGGCCGGCCAGCTACGAGTGCTCGCCGTGTCCAGCGACGAGCGGGTCGAAGGGGTCGACGCTCCAACGCTCAAAGAGTCGGGTATCGACATGACCTTCGCCAACTGGCGCGGAGTCCTTGCGCCGCCGGGCATTTCCGATGACGCCAGGAACTCGATGATCAAGGTGCTCGAGGATCTGCACGCCACCCAGGGCTGGAAGGACGCCCTGGCGAAGAACGGCTGGACGGACGCGTTCGTCACCGGCGAGGCCTTCGAGAAGTTTCTCGTGGAACAGGACAACCGGGTCTCGACGACCCTGACCGAGCTGGGGCTGCTATGA
- a CDS encoding sensor histidine kinase produces the protein MKLIKSPARGFRSLAGQFLVFQLLVVAIVLIAVAAVSVAQSTREFREVRGARMIAVAENMASTPIVRDRYADVGASKVLAPEVDRAVALSGAGLAEIITPSGTVRVSSDPLRIGREVDMGPTRADEGRAWFGDLTIDGVHSLVGEVPILADSGDVVAVASVSERYPSVWELMGASGERLLFYLSLGAALGLLTSWLLSRRIKRHTRGLEIAEIASLADHREALLHSIREGVVAVNNEGDITLLNDSAQDLLGIAGDAVGRPVAGVGLDPAVVEFLLSGEDGRDIVIVTRTRVLAMNRRAATSQGQRIGTVTTMRDSTELAALQGQLSSHKSVTDTLRAQTHEFANQLHTISGLVQLGEYDAVRDLVGTLTRRRAEISDAVTQRISDPAVAALLIAKTTLAAESGVSLEIASASHLEALPPALATDVITLLGNLIDNAVDVSVGSKPARVTVSVDDHEGLTLSVADSGPGVPEHLRESIFARGVTSKSEVPGGRGIGLALVRIVTTQHGGTVEVIDDPSGGALFVVRLPAGVIAEKAAHA, from the coding sequence GTGAAACTCATCAAGTCGCCGGCGCGAGGCTTCCGCAGCCTGGCGGGCCAGTTCCTGGTCTTCCAGTTGCTGGTGGTCGCGATTGTGCTGATCGCGGTGGCGGCGGTGTCGGTGGCGCAGTCGACTCGGGAGTTCCGGGAGGTGCGCGGAGCGCGGATGATCGCGGTCGCCGAGAACATGGCTTCCACGCCGATCGTGCGCGACAGGTATGCCGATGTCGGTGCGTCCAAGGTGCTGGCACCGGAGGTGGACCGCGCGGTGGCCCTGTCCGGCGCGGGACTCGCCGAGATCATCACGCCCTCGGGGACAGTTCGAGTGTCATCTGATCCGTTGCGTATCGGCCGGGAGGTCGATATGGGGCCTACCCGCGCGGACGAGGGGCGGGCGTGGTTCGGCGACCTGACCATCGACGGGGTGCACAGCCTTGTGGGCGAGGTGCCCATCCTTGCGGACTCCGGGGACGTCGTGGCGGTGGCGTCGGTGAGCGAGCGGTATCCCTCGGTGTGGGAACTGATGGGGGCATCCGGTGAGCGACTGCTGTTCTACCTCAGCCTCGGCGCGGCGCTGGGTCTGCTGACGTCATGGCTGCTGTCGCGCCGGATCAAGCGGCATACGCGCGGGTTGGAGATCGCGGAGATCGCCAGCCTGGCCGATCATCGGGAAGCGTTGTTGCACAGCATCCGCGAGGGCGTCGTCGCCGTGAACAACGAGGGAGATATCACGCTGCTCAACGACAGCGCGCAGGATCTTCTCGGGATAGCAGGAGATGCGGTGGGACGCCCGGTTGCCGGTGTCGGACTGGATCCCGCGGTCGTGGAGTTCCTGCTTTCCGGTGAGGATGGCCGCGATATCGTGATCGTCACGCGGACAAGGGTGTTGGCCATGAACCGGCGGGCCGCGACCAGCCAGGGCCAGCGGATCGGCACGGTGACGACCATGCGCGACAGCACCGAACTCGCGGCGCTGCAGGGACAGCTGTCGTCGCACAAGAGCGTGACAGACACGCTGCGGGCGCAGACCCACGAGTTCGCCAACCAGTTGCACACTATTTCGGGTCTGGTGCAGCTGGGCGAATATGACGCGGTGCGCGACCTCGTCGGCACACTGACGAGGCGTCGGGCGGAGATCAGTGACGCTGTGACACAACGAATTTCCGATCCCGCGGTGGCAGCGCTGTTGATCGCGAAGACGACGCTGGCCGCGGAGAGTGGTGTCTCGCTGGAGATCGCCTCGGCTTCACACCTCGAGGCGCTGCCGCCTGCCCTGGCCACCGATGTGATCACCTTGCTCGGCAATCTCATCGACAACGCAGTCGATGTGTCGGTGGGCTCGAAGCCCGCCCGGGTCACGGTGAGCGTCGACGACCATGAGGGGCTGACTCTGTCGGTTGCCGACTCTGGGCCGGGGGTGCCCGAGCACCTACGGGAGTCGATCTTCGCCCGCGGTGTGACCTCCAAATCCGAGGTTCCCGGCGGGCGGGGCATCGGACTTGCGCTGGTGCGGATCGTCACCACGCAACACGGCGGCACTGTGGAGGTCATCGACGATCCGTCCGGCGGCGCGCTTTTCGTGGTGCGCCTGCCCGCGGGAGTCATTGCCGAGAAGGCCGCGCATGCGTGA